The Fulvivirga maritima genome segment CTTAGGTCAGAGCAAATTGTTTTTGTAGATGATTACGCACATCATCCTGTAGAGATTACGGCCTTTTTAAGTTCATTAAAAGCGTTGTATCCTGATCGTAAGGTAACGGCTATTTTTCAGCCACATTTGTTTACCAGAACCAGGGACTTTGCTGTTGAATTTTCAGAAAGTCTGAGCTTGGCAGATGAGGTGATCTTATTAGATATTTATCCGGCCAGAGAAGAGCCTATCGAAGGGGTTTCTTCAGAGCTTTTGTTAGAGAATATTACTATTGATAAAAAAGAGTTGTGTACTAAAGAGCAGCTCATAAATAATTTAGAAGAAAAGGAATTAGAAGTAGTGGCTACCATCGGAGCAGGAGATATAGATAAGCTAGTGGAGCCGATTAAAGAGATGTTAAAAGGCAGGTATCATGTTTAGAAAGTACAAGATGAAAATCGGGGCTAAGTTGCTGATAGCAGGTGTAGTGCTGATATCTGTTATTGGCTTTACTGATAGCCGGCAAAGCGGAGAAGTGTGTAAAGATGTAGTGATTAGAATTTCTAATCAGCATGAAAACTATTATGTAGATGAGTCCGATGTACTGGCACTTATGACAGATAATGGTAATCAGGCAGTGAAGGGAACCAGCTTTAAGGAGCTAAATCTGAAAGATATAGAGCAGAAGGTGGAGATGGACAAGTTCATTAAAGAGGCAGAGATTTATAAAGACCTGAAAGGTAATCTTTTGGTTAAGGTAGAGTTGCGTCGGCCATTGGCTCGTGTTATTCAGACTCAGGGCCCTGATGCTTATATAGCTGAAGATGGAGCGGTATTGCCAGTCTCTACCAAGTATACTTCAAGAGTTACGCTTATTAGCGGTAGTTACAGTCAGGAGCTGGTAAAGCAAGACCTTACCACTACTGAAGAAGGCAAGAAGATTTATGATTTAATAAAGTATATCAATAAAGACAAGTTCTGGAAGGCACAAGTAGCTCAGATTGATATAGATGAAAATTTAAATGTGCTTTTATATCCTCAGGTTACAAAGCAGTATGTAGAGTTTGGTAAGCCTGAAGATTTGGAAAGAAAGTTTAAAAAGTTAAAAATATTCTATGATCGTATTTTACCTCAAAAAGGGTGGAATACTTATTCTAGGGTAAACCTGGAGTATGAAGGGCAGATAATAGCGGAATAGAGATCATAAGAGATTAAAAAATATAAAGAAAACAACCACTTAAAAATAAATTTACAACCATGGAAAATGATAAAATCGTAGTAGGGCTCGATATCGGCACCACCAAGATTTGCGCCATAGTAGGAAGGAAGAATGAGTACGGCAAACTGGAAGTTCTTGGTATGGGTAAGGCCGAGTCAGATGGAGTGATCAGAGGCATAGTTACTAACATTGACAAAACGGTAAACGCTATAGAAAAGGCCGTTCGTGAAGCAGAAGATCAATCAGGTATTGATATTAGAGTAGTAAATGTAGGTATCGCTGGTCAGCATATAAGGAGCTCTATACATCATGGAAGTATCACCCGTAATACCAAAGATGATGAGATTACCATTGAGGATATCAATCGCCTCAATAATGATATGTATAGGATAGTAATTCCTCCTGGCAGTGAAATTATACATGTTATGCCACAGGATTATACTGTAGACTATGAAGATGGTATAAAAGATCCTGTAGGTATGTCTGGAGTGAAGCTGGAAGCTGATTTCCATATTATTACTGCTCAGACTAATGCTATCAACAATATTAATAAATGTGTAAAAAGAGCAGGCCTTGAGATCGAGCATCTGATTTTAGAACCATTAGCATCTAGTATGGCTGTGCTAAGTGACGAAGAAAAAGAAGCAGGTATTTGCCTTATTGATATAGGTGGTGGTACTACCGATATCGCTATTTTCCATGATAATATTATTCGTCATACAGCAGTGATACCGTTTGGAGGTAACATTATTACTTCAGATATCAAACAGGGCTGTATGGTTATGCAGCACCAGGCTGAGATATTGAAGACCAAGTTTGGTAAAGCTATTGCTGAAGAGGCGAGTCCTAATGAAATTGTTTCTATTCCTGGTATCAGAAATCGTGCGCCTAAGGAAATCTCCGTGAAGAACCTGGCACACATTATTGAAGCAAGAATGGAAGAGATTGTAGAGCTGGCTCATACCGAGATTATTACTTCTGGGTTTGAGAACAGATTAGCCGGTGGCATTGTGATCACTGGTGGTGGTGGGCAGCTCAGCTGTCTCAAGCAACTGGTAGAGTATATGACTGGCATGGATGCCCGTATAGGTTATCCTAACGAACATCTTGGCAGAAGCAAGGTGGACATAGTGAAGAGTCCTATGTATGCTACTTCTGTTGGGTTGGTGCTGTCTGGTTTTAGAGCGCTTGATGAGCGAGAAAACAGATACAACGAGGTGAAGGTATCCGGACGCCCGGAGTACAACAGAAGAAAAAAGCTGGAAGCGGAGACTTCTTCAGCAAAATTTTAAATAAAACTAAAGGCCTTTTGATCGACGATTTGGATAATAAAAATGATTATTAAGAAGGTCAAAAATTTGCAACCACTAAACAAAAAATACTATGTCTGAAAACGCATATAAATTTGATATACCCAAACATCACAAGTCCATCATAAAGGTGATTGGAGTTGGTGGCGGAGGTAGTAACGCTGTTAACCACATGTTTAGTCAGGGCATTAAAGATGTTGAATTTGTAGTGTGTAACACAGATTCTCAAGCTCTGAAAACCAGCTCTGTTCCTGGTAAAATACAGATAGGGGTAAATCTTACTGAAGGATTAGGTGCCGGAGCCAACCCTGAAGTAGGTAAAAATGCCGCTCTTGAGAGTAAAGAAGATATTAGAGACCTGTTAGGTAATGATACCAAAATGGTATTTATCACTGCAGGTATGGGAGGAGGAACCGGTACTGGAGCTGCTCCTGTAATAGCTAAAATTGCTAAAGAAATGGATATCCTTACTGTGGGTATCGTTACGGCACCATTTGGCTTTGAAGGAAAGAAAAAAGCTAACCAGGCTGAAGCAGGGATCAACTCTTTGAAAGAGAGCTGTGATACTGTGCTGGTTATTCTTAATGATAAATTGAGAGAAATTTATGGAAATCTCTCTATCGGTAGTGCTTTTGCACAAGCTGATAATGTGTTAACCACCGCTGCTAAGGGTATTGCAGAAATCATTACTGTAGCAGGATATGTTAACGTTGACTTTCAAGATGTGCGCACTGTAATGCATAATGCAGGTGCTGCCGTAATGGGATCAGCAGAAACTAAAGGTGAAAACAGAGCTAAAAAAGCAGCCGAAGAGGCATTAGCTTCACCATTATTGGATAATAAAGATATTCTGGGAGCGCAGAAAATATTGCTTTCTATTATTTCTGGTGAGCAGGCTGAGCTTCAAATGGATGAGCTTACTGAAATTACAGAGTACATCCAGGAGCAAGCTGGTGACGATGCTGAGGTGATATTCGGTCATGGTGTTGATCCTGATTTAGGTGATAGCATCAGAGTGACTGTAATTGCAACGGGGTTCGACCATGATCAGGCTTACTTGCCGCAGAACAGAGAAAGAAAGCAGCAGGAAGACGTGCAGACTCGTAAAGTGTATGATTTAGATGCTAATAAGCAAATCAACATGTTCGAGAATGATAACTCTGTGAATCATAACTCTGGAGAGATTACTAAGCGTAATGTAAATAAAGGGAATGATGCTTCTTCATCATCTTCTCACGATAATCAATTTTCAGAGCCTAACAGAAGCTACTCTTTTACCAGCCCTGTAAACTCTGACTTTAATGATGATGATGGAGACGATGGCTTGTTTTCTGATTTAGAAGATGAGTTTGAGTTTATGCAGGAAGGCGATGGTACTGATCAGCTTATCAATGATGATGGCATGATGGATATCAATAAGAGTACTAAAGAGGTAATGCGTAAAAAAGCTCAGGAAAGAGTAGACCGACTTAAAGGGCTTAATAGAAATGAGATGAATGCTGATGAATTCAAAGAAAAGCTTGATGTGCCGGCTTATCTGAGAAAAGACATCAGACTGCAAAATGTGCCTCATTCATCTGAGCCGCATGTGTCTAAATATAACCTGAATGACGACAATCAGATTTTAGGTAATAACAGATTTTTACATGACAATGTAGATTAAAAAAACTGATTGACATATACAGCAAGCCGGCTTGCTTCCAATTTTGTAGTGGTTGTTGGTTGTAAATTTTTAGGTCGGCGCTGTAGTGTCAACTTTTTAAGCTAAATCTTCCGGGTGAGCCCGGGAGATTTCTTATCCTAATGAACAGTAGGGTAAGCATTGGCAAAAAAATAAGGCCGTTTCTAATTAGAAACGGCCTTATTTTATCCCGGATTATTCATTAGAATAATCAAAAGGAGGACTAGTAGACGATATGTTCAAGAATATTCCCTCCATCCAGGGTCTTCTTTTGGAGGGTAATGAGATTTTTAAAACCTTTTTATTAGCATGGTTTGCTGTCCAGGCTCCTAATGCAAAGCAATAGGATCTGAGGGTTGACAGGGTTGCTTTTCGATGATGGTTCAACGCAAAATGCCTGAATAAACTCATCAAATTGTAAGCCACCATGATAAAGCGGAAAGAGGCTTCTGTTGCCCAAAAATCTTGTAAACAAAAATTTTCAAGCCCAAAATCTTGTTTCAATTCCTTAATTCTGTTCTCACAATCAGCGCGGGTGTTGTACATGTTCCAAATCTGATCCAGAGGTAAATCCATATTGGTCACATAGCAACTATACCGATAGCCAGGCTCATCTTCAAAAAGCTCCTTGCCTCCTGCATTTGGCCTGATGTCAACTTGCTTTTTTACAATAATATATCGTCTTGGCTTACCGTTTTTATGACTGAAAACCATCTCGTTCAGCTCTATTCCCTTTGCCAGTCTGACCCAATCTTTAAGTCCCCAAACTTCGCTTTTTACATTGGGGTACATGCGTACAGCCATAATGTAATTGATGAGTTCTTCATCTAGATATGACATGATTTCTTCGTTGTAAAAACCACTATCGGCCCTTACCAGACCTACTTTTTGTCCTGCCAAGGCGTGCTTAAAGGTTTCTTCCATGAACTCCCTGCAACTACTACTGGCCGCTGTGTTGCCTGGCCTGAGCCATGCATTGGCCACCATTCTGGTTTGACTCACAAAGGCCATCAAAGGATGATGTGAATTTCTCCCTCTTTTGTTGGGGTTATAACCTTTACTACTCCCTTGTTGATCTCCATATCGAGTGATCACAGTACTATCAAAATCAATGGTGAGTGCTCCTAAATGGAGCTGGTCAAAGAACCATTGTTGAAGCTCTGGAAATACTTCGTTGTTTAGGGATTGAGAGAATTTTCCAAAAAAACGACTGTAGGTACTTTGGCTAGGCATACCATCCCATCCAAAAATTGACTGTAAAACAGTATCATATCTCAACCAGTCACAATGGATGTATCTACTAGCCCCTGTCCAGATACTCAGCCAAAAACTCTCTACGATTTGCTTGGGGTCATATCCTCGGTTAGAACCAGGAGATGGAAGTGCCAGTTCGGCTAATTTTTCTCGTATCCCTACCTGATCGATAAATCGTTTCATTAAACTCATCCCTCCAAAGGGTGTCACTGGCTTGGAGGAATATTCAATGGGTAAAGACCCTATATTTTGAGTAACCATTCTGGTGATTTTTATACCTCATCAAAATCGATCTTTTTACACAATTATCGAAGGATTTTCTAAACTTTTAGTTTTCTAATGCATAATCAGGGTTTATATAATCTATTCTGTTTTAAGAAAGTAAATCGAGTCCCATTTTTTCAGCCACCTCATTAAGATCAGCCACCACTTTTGGGTTGAGAGGAATGCCATCAGTTTTTCTTATGGCTTCAGCTTCTCGCTCAGGATCACCGGGGATAAGTACTTTTTTACCCTCTACAGGTTTAGTTTCTCTGAATCTTCCTATCCAGTTATCCATGTGGTGTTTAAATTCTTCAGCAGGTCTGAATGCATCTATACGCATGGCTCCCAGAAAATGCCCCAGCCCTTCTCCTACAGGGTCTTTGGCTAAAGGTAAAAAGCTTACGAAGGGAGGGGCCCATGGTCCATAATTCGCTCCGGAAAATACTGCGGAGAAAATATCTACAATAGAACCCAGCGCATAACCTTTGTGGCTGCCATGCTCTCTGTCACTACCCAGAGGTAGTAATGCTCCATCATCTTTAAGTCCAAATGCGTTAGTAGAGTCATTGCCATCTTTATCTTGTATCCAGCCTACAGGAGCATCTTTTTCCTGCCTTTGTAAAATCTCCAGTTTACCATTAGCAGCTGTAGTGGTAGCCATATCAGCTACAAACATAGGTTGCTTGTCCGTTGGTATGGCTACGGCTATAGGGTTGGTTCCCAGCATGCGCTCGGTAGCAAAAGTAGGAGCTACTAACGGGCTGGCATTGGTCATGGCCATGCCTACCATATCTTTCTCTGCAGCTAACATGGCGTGGTAGCCAGCTATGCCAAAGTGATTGGAATTTTTTACACTTACCCAGCCTGTGCCTACCTGCTCAGCCTTTTGCATGGCTATTTCCATGGCTTTGATGGCTACTATAAGGCCCAAGCCTTTGTCTCCGTCTATTACCGCGGTGCTTGGTGTTTCATGAACTATCGTTACCTCTGGCGTGGGGTTAATTCTTCCCGCTTCCCAAAGCCTCACATAACCCGTTAAGCGGGCTACTCCATGTGAATCTATACCGCGTAGGTCGGCTTTAAGTAATACGTCTGTGGCTTTTTCTGCATCTTCAGGGCTGCATCCCATTTTCAGAAATACAGCCTGTGTGAATTCTCTTAATTTGCTCTCAGAATATATGTTATCCTCCATAGTCAGCAAATTTAAGGGATATAATCAAAGTATTGAGTGAACAGCAGGTTAAAAAAGCTTAAGATAACTCATGAAGTGCGCCCTCCTTAAGTGAGTAAGTAGAAACTTTCAGTTTGGTGAAATGGCTCTTTTTTAATAACCAATTAATGGCGCAAGAAGCTACCACTATCATATCTACGCGCATTTCTATCATGCCTGGTATTTCCATGCGTTCATCACGGTTTTTAAAGAGCAATTCTTCGTGAATGTTATAGTAGGCCTGTAAAGTCAAAGGAAGCTCACTGGAGCTTTCAGAAAAGGCAATGTTTTTACTTCGGCAATAGATCTCGCTAAGTGTGTCAAAAGTGCCTGATGAACCTACTAAAATACTTGGCTTGTGAGTGTTAATCGCTTCCAGCAATGGAGCAAGTTGCTCATCAAGATAAGCTTCCATGCCACTAATTTCTTCTTCAGTGATCGGGTCGTTTTTATGAAATTGATCTAAAAGCCTTTGAGCTCCTACTTCAAAGCTTCTCTTCCAAAGTATCTCTTTTTCGGTACCAATGATAAATTCAATGCTGCCACCTCCAATATCCATGATCAGGCAAGGATCGCTACCGAGTTTTACAGCTGCTTTAACACCAGAAAATATAAGTGAAGCCTCTTCATCTCCTAAAATAATTTTTATGTCAATGCCTGTTACTTCTTTGATTTGCTGTTTTACATCTTCACCATTCTTAGCATTTCTAAATGCACTGGTGGCAAAAGCATGCACATCAGTTACCTCATGTTTTTCAATGGTTTCAGCAAAGCTCTTAAGTACTTTAGTGGCGCGCAGCACGGCATCTTCCAGAATCATACCATTGCTAATCCCTCCTTTGCCTATTCTTACCGGAGTCTTTATGGAATATAAAATATTAAAAGATCCGTTATTTATCTCCGCTATAAGAAGGTGAAAAGTGTTAGTTCCGCAATCAATGATGGCTACTTTGTTCATATATCATAAAAATTTGCTCGAAGTTAAGTAAACTCTTTTGGCTGTAGCCCTTTTAGCATGGGAAAATGTATTCTAAGCAAGTTTATCCATCTCAATTT includes the following:
- a CDS encoding cell division protein FtsQ/DivIB, coding for MFRKYKMKIGAKLLIAGVVLISVIGFTDSRQSGEVCKDVVIRISNQHENYYVDESDVLALMTDNGNQAVKGTSFKELNLKDIEQKVEMDKFIKEAEIYKDLKGNLLVKVELRRPLARVIQTQGPDAYIAEDGAVLPVSTKYTSRVTLISGSYSQELVKQDLTTTEEGKKIYDLIKYINKDKFWKAQVAQIDIDENLNVLLYPQVTKQYVEFGKPEDLERKFKKLKIFYDRILPQKGWNTYSRVNLEYEGQIIAE
- the ftsA gene encoding cell division protein FtsA; this translates as MENDKIVVGLDIGTTKICAIVGRKNEYGKLEVLGMGKAESDGVIRGIVTNIDKTVNAIEKAVREAEDQSGIDIRVVNVGIAGQHIRSSIHHGSITRNTKDDEITIEDINRLNNDMYRIVIPPGSEIIHVMPQDYTVDYEDGIKDPVGMSGVKLEADFHIITAQTNAINNINKCVKRAGLEIEHLILEPLASSMAVLSDEEKEAGICLIDIGGGTTDIAIFHDNIIRHTAVIPFGGNIITSDIKQGCMVMQHQAEILKTKFGKAIAEEASPNEIVSIPGIRNRAPKEISVKNLAHIIEARMEEIVELAHTEIITSGFENRLAGGIVITGGGGQLSCLKQLVEYMTGMDARIGYPNEHLGRSKVDIVKSPMYATSVGLVLSGFRALDERENRYNEVKVSGRPEYNRRKKLEAETSSAKF
- the ftsZ gene encoding cell division protein FtsZ: MSENAYKFDIPKHHKSIIKVIGVGGGGSNAVNHMFSQGIKDVEFVVCNTDSQALKTSSVPGKIQIGVNLTEGLGAGANPEVGKNAALESKEDIRDLLGNDTKMVFITAGMGGGTGTGAAPVIAKIAKEMDILTVGIVTAPFGFEGKKKANQAEAGINSLKESCDTVLVILNDKLREIYGNLSIGSAFAQADNVLTTAAKGIAEIITVAGYVNVDFQDVRTVMHNAGAAVMGSAETKGENRAKKAAEEALASPLLDNKDILGAQKILLSIISGEQAELQMDELTEITEYIQEQAGDDAEVIFGHGVDPDLGDSIRVTVIATGFDHDQAYLPQNRERKQQEDVQTRKVYDLDANKQINMFENDNSVNHNSGEITKRNVNKGNDASSSSSHDNQFSEPNRSYSFTSPVNSDFNDDDGDDGLFSDLEDEFEFMQEGDGTDQLINDDGMMDINKSTKEVMRKKAQERVDRLKGLNRNEMNADEFKEKLDVPAYLRKDIRLQNVPHSSEPHVSKYNLNDDNQILGNNRFLHDNVD
- a CDS encoding IS1380 family transposase, encoding MVTQNIGSLPIEYSSKPVTPFGGMSLMKRFIDQVGIREKLAELALPSPGSNRGYDPKQIVESFWLSIWTGASRYIHCDWLRYDTVLQSIFGWDGMPSQSTYSRFFGKFSQSLNNEVFPELQQWFFDQLHLGALTIDFDSTVITRYGDQQGSSKGYNPNKRGRNSHHPLMAFVSQTRMVANAWLRPGNTAASSSCREFMEETFKHALAGQKVGLVRADSGFYNEEIMSYLDEELINYIMAVRMYPNVKSEVWGLKDWVRLAKGIELNEMVFSHKNGKPRRYIIVKKQVDIRPNAGGKELFEDEPGYRYSCYVTNMDLPLDQIWNMYNTRADCENRIKELKQDFGLENFCLQDFWATEASFRFIMVAYNLMSLFRHFALNHHRKATLSTLRSYCFALGAWTANHANKKVLKISLPSKRRPWMEGIFLNISSTSPPFDYSNE
- a CDS encoding Ldh family oxidoreductase, which produces MEDNIYSESKLREFTQAVFLKMGCSPEDAEKATDVLLKADLRGIDSHGVARLTGYVRLWEAGRINPTPEVTIVHETPSTAVIDGDKGLGLIVAIKAMEIAMQKAEQVGTGWVSVKNSNHFGIAGYHAMLAAEKDMVGMAMTNASPLVAPTFATERMLGTNPIAVAIPTDKQPMFVADMATTTAANGKLEILQRQEKDAPVGWIQDKDGNDSTNAFGLKDDGALLPLGSDREHGSHKGYALGSIVDIFSAVFSGANYGPWAPPFVSFLPLAKDPVGEGLGHFLGAMRIDAFRPAEEFKHHMDNWIGRFRETKPVEGKKVLIPGDPEREAEAIRKTDGIPLNPKVVADLNEVAEKMGLDLLS
- a CDS encoding Ppx/GppA phosphatase family protein, producing the protein MNKVAIIDCGTNTFHLLIAEINNGSFNILYSIKTPVRIGKGGISNGMILEDAVLRATKVLKSFAETIEKHEVTDVHAFATSAFRNAKNGEDVKQQIKEVTGIDIKIILGDEEASLIFSGVKAAVKLGSDPCLIMDIGGGSIEFIIGTEKEILWKRSFEVGAQRLLDQFHKNDPITEEEISGMEAYLDEQLAPLLEAINTHKPSILVGSSGTFDTLSEIYCRSKNIAFSESSSELPLTLQAYYNIHEELLFKNRDERMEIPGMIEMRVDMIVVASCAINWLLKKSHFTKLKVSTYSLKEGALHELS